The following nucleotide sequence is from Tribolium castaneum strain GA2 chromosome 5, icTriCast1.1, whole genome shotgun sequence.
gtgcaaagctcaacatttctgcatttttccaagtaattagtaaactggttggatttaaattaatttaaaacgatttggcgcCGAGACATTGTAACGCTTAAAGcgcctttatttttattatgctatacaatttttttgaaatcagaAGATTCTCCGATTTTGTatctttttttagttatagTTCTCCgtattgtagcaacgtttttctttgtacacaataaagttttacaacagataatgGTGTTTAATTCTCACAATAAGATGTTTTGACAAGAGTGacctgaaaatatttacgataccgATCGGTTCGTCTGAAAGACTACAATCTGTTTGCCGTAAATCACACAATAAGgggtaattataataaaaattaattggtgtacaaagaaaacgttgctacaatacgtacaacataaataaaaagaatagGCGAAGaaggaaaattaaaataaaatatcaatagataaataaattcattggtaaataataaacgtccattttttacttatttgttTCCACAACGTCAAAAATCCTCCTCTCGAATGAAACTACATATCCGTGCTTCTGTTGAAGCTCAGTTAGCTGCTTCATAAGCTGATATTCCGTTGTATTTATTTGCAagattttttccttaaacGTGCAAATAGCCATTTGAATATTTAGATTCCGTGTACATTTCTTCGATTACTGGCCCTTTGTTCGTGGACAAATTGCAATAGCCCTTGTTATTTGAGACCCCGCATTGTAATACCGCCCGAAATCATGCCCATTTCTGTCACTTCTCCATAAGCAACAATGGTGGACAATTCATTAGATTTTGCGAACAATAGGGGAGAGGGTGCTTTCCTCATACTCGAAGACAACCCCAACAGGACCGAATAAAGTGCATAAAAACCCCGCTGCgtcaatttaataatgtttccGCTCACACGAGCATTACCCCAACCCACTGTGTTTGTTgggattaaatttttagttccTTACCGGAAGGAAAATCGTCACTTTCCTAACGGCTCTCGCTCAAGGGGAGCTTACAACTTTTACCACGCCTATCGAAAGAAAGTAATTCTCTGTGATACGTGACAAGAAAATGTCAACAATATCTGAGCTTAAACCAGCTTGGCCAAATGAGAAAAGGCCATTTGAAAATACACCTCTAACTCGATAAATAAAGCACATCGATATATCATGTTTCTAGCAATTCCCTTCATAAATGCAATAATCAATATAGTTTCGAGCTCAATAAGGGCTGTTGTGTGTGGTAAGTGAAATATTAGCATAATATTTTCAGACGTCTATATTGTATGGAATGTGAAACTGACTGACGCTTTGCGCCCCACTTTAATGCTGATGGACGTCGGGATTTAATAAACGAGGCTTCAGGACGTGTTACATATGTGGCAAACATTCAGAGTGGGTGTTATTATTCACTAATCTAGTCGAACCTATTGTATAGTTTAATCAGACAAGGGGCACACTCGATTTTTAAACTTACAGCAATCAAAATACGTACAAACTGGCGTAATTGAAGTTTAGCGTTTCAAGTTTCAGCGCTTAGAGCTTTGAGTCTATCGCCAAATATATGGCACGGTATTTGCATAATCCACATCCACATATCTACTAATTTCCTCCTAGACGTGCGTCAAACTACATAACtgaaattattgtaattgCGATAACTCTGAGCCATAACCACCTAAACGCTGATACTTTGTTAATTATCCAGCTGTCGTTCGAGGcaacttttttaatagaatttgCCCGAGCCGGTGGGAAAATAGCGGAAAAATCAATGTTCGCATGAAGGGAAATGCAACTCCATGTACGGCATTTCCCTAGgattaaaaacttttctcaTTCTATCAAATCCCACTAGGATTTACAGATAAACTAAACCGACTTAAATTTGGGAAATACAGTCGACAGACTTGTTTCAGCAGATAGTGGTGCCCCAACCGAGCGCTAAAACTCTTATAATTAGATGTGGTAAAACCGAATTTAATCTAAAAAGTCAATTTCACTTAACACGGAACTTGGCGGATTAAGGAGCTCATCAAGATTCGTACATTTTTAAACTTGGCTTGTGCATATTCGTATAAATCGAGGTCTTAATAGAGATAAAGCCAACTTTTTAAGTGGATATAAATCTTTTGTTAGTAAGGATATGAagaagttttcgagataaatttttaaaacgaagTTGGCGCACGTTTAACTTCTTACTTTtccaaaatataaataacgTATTAGTGAATGGAACTCATTTACaacttttatcaaaatttacaCAACTCGCGTCTATCCCGACTAATTCACTCTCGTGTAAATAAACCTTGATTAAGGCTGATAGATACAAAAGTTTCAAGCTGCAAGCCTTTCAAATTAATTCGGggaaaaactattaaaaagaAGTTGCCTGACATTTCAGCAACTTCTTTCCAATGTGTACCCCGTCTGAATATCAAGAAAACTTTACACACCCTCTTTGAATTATCGAAATGACGGTTGCAATACAGCGAGCCATTCTTTCGAAGCGCAGCTAATGGAGTTATTTGAGTAATTTATGAAGACCCTTATGAATAATTCTTGTAATTGTTCTCTAATGCGAAGCAGTTTGTGTCTTTAACTGAGACAAATGCTAAGATAAGTAGAGGATTGCGTGCTGAAATGGAATTGCTCCCTAACCGTGTTTATAAGATAGCATGCCCGTTGTCAATCACCAAGGACCTTCAAGGGAATCCTTCGTCCACAAGTAATATCATCACTGTATAATTACAAATCACTggtcaaaataataaacatcGTCAAGTCTACGTAATGCTTATCGCACAGAATTTGATTAGTCGAACTCTGTCGCTGGAATAACGAGATAAAAAGATCAAGTGCATGTGACTACTAGTAGTATTACAAAAtgacagtaaagaaattttataaaagttttcctaaaaattacCTTCAAGGGCCCAGTGTATGTACCTGAGATTAGTGCAATTAACATTTGGTGATTGGTTTGCAGATACAGAATGTTCCAATATTTAGGAATTTTGCGCACCATAAGACACCAGCGTCTTCAACCAaaagttttagtaaaattttagtgGCCAATAGAGGGGAAATTGCGTGCAGAATCATAAAAACCGCCAAGAAGATGAATTTAAAAACGGTGGCTGTTTACTCTGAAGCTGATGCATTCTCTGTGGGTATCTGATGCATGTTTTTGAAACAATCAATCATGTTACAATTAACTATTAAAATAGTGAACGCAATGTAGTGTTCATTTTCCCTCGGGGGCTCACAATCaccgaaattaataaaacgttcgtacgttattaattaatatcgcTAATTAATTAAGTCCAGAGATTAAAAAGGAAGgttgtaaaattattaattacgcgggcttaaaaattaacaagcgTTTAATTTCACTCTCTTTATTTAGCCCCATGTGAAGTTAGCCGACGAGGCAGTATTTTTGGGGCCGTCTTTGGCGTCCGAATCCTacttaaacattaaaaaaatcatcgatGCGGTTAAATCCACCGGTGCAGAGGCGGTGCACCCGGGTTACGGTTTCTTGTCCGAGAACGCGTCTTTCGTTTCTCTGCTGGTAATTCAAATAACCAGTGGTTGCGTGTAGTTACTTGTGTGAATTAAAGGAGgatgaaaaaatagttttcgtTGGACCCCCAGCTGGGGTAATTAATAAACTCGGTGACAAATTAGCATCAAAGAAGCTCGCTCAAAATGCAGGCGTTAACGTAATTCCAGGATTCGACGGTGAAATAAGGGATGCTAAACACTGTGTTGAAATAGCTCGGCAAATTGGATATCCGGTAATGATAAAGGCATCTGCTGGTGGCGGTGGCAAAGGAATGAGAATTGCAAGAAACGACGACGATGCAAGGTAAGATAATAttatcttttaattttaacaacagTAAGAGTCATATTTTAGGAACGGCTTTCAAATGTCAACTGAAGAAGCCGCTTCTAGCTTCGGAGATAATCGTATTTTACTTGAGAAACTTATAGAAAGCCCTAGGCACGTTGAAGTACAAGTCTTAGGAGATAAACACGGGAGGATTGTTTACCTAAACGAGAGAGAGTGCAGCATTCAGCgcagaaatcaaaaaattgtagaagaGGCGCCgaggtattttttaattttttaaagcgaGCCAAAAATTCACTACATGTTGTAGTACGTTTCTGGACGTGGAAACTCGAAAAGCTATGGGCGAGCAGGCCGTGCGGCTTTGCACCGACATCGGCTACCACTCCGCAGGAACTGTCGAGTTTTTAGTGGACAAGAATCGCGCGTTTTATTTCCTGGAAATGAACACAAGACTACAAGTGGAACATCCCGTCACCGAGGCGATAACAGGGGTTGACATAGTGCAACAAATGATTCGAATCGCCCAAGGATATCCACTCGATGTAACTCAAGAAGACGTAAAAATTAACGGACACGCCATTGAATGTCGAATTTACGCCGAGGATCCTTACAAAAACCTGGGTTCCCCGAGTATtggaaaactttttaaatatagaGAGCCGAATAGGGTTCAGGGAATAAGATGTGATAGTGGTGTTGAAGAAGGCAGCGAAATCACTTTCTATTACGACTCAATGATCTGCAAACTAATATGTTTTGGGAAAGATCGACAAGAAGCCATCAAAAAAAGCACACAAGCACTTGATTATTACGTTGTGAGAGGAGTTACgcacaatgtgccacttttgCGGAGCATCCTGTCGCATGAACGTTTCGCAATCGGGGACATAAACACAAATTTCTTATCGGAAGCGTATCCGAACGGCTTTGGCGGACATGAGCTTAATTTGCgcgaaaaaaatcaactaCTTGCTATAGCCTCAGCGTTTTACGTGAGGAATGACTCGAGAAATCGGGTGAATAATCCCACCCAACAAAACGAGTGGAATGTTGTTGTAAAACTGAATCGCGACACTCACACTGTACGCATTTCCGAGCGAtgtgattttttcgaaatagaGATCAACGATTCCAAAgtgtacaaaataaataaaatgggtTTAAATTTAGCCGAACCGGTgacagaaattaaattaaatggagAGCAAGCTGTTGTGCAATTGATTTCTAAAAACCCTAGCGGTGATTACAAAATCTCCTACCTTGGAACTACCTACGATTTAAATATAATTCCCAAGAAAGCGGCGGATTTGTTACACCTAATGCCCCAAGAACTTCAGCCAGATATatctaaaacaattaaatcCCCGATGCCaggtttaattaaaagtttatcTTGCAAAGAAGGCGATTGTATAACCGAGGGCCAAGAGTTGTGTACAATTGGTGAGATTAGTGTTTTGATTGCATCTTCTGCTCCAATAATCCATTGATTACAGAGGCCATGAAGATGCAAAATTCCATAATTGCACTCACTTCGGGCAAAATTAAAACGGTTTACATCAAGGAAGGCAGCGTAGTTAGCGATAACGACGTTTTAATCGACTTGGAATAAACTTTTTCAACAcgaaaaacgttttttattcACCAACGCACTTcaattatttagaaatatCAATCTGGGAAACTTGGGCGTTTGCCCAAAtggtaaattttgattaatggTAAATTAAACCGAAACTCAAATAGGGCGACTGCAACCATGGCGTTGTCCAAACAGTGAGAGGATGGTTTTGCGGTGGCGGCCGTATAAATAAGACGGGGGCGCAGATGTGGCCCGCCGGGAGCCCCACGAAAGTGTTAAGCAGGATTAGAGCAGCCGCGTGGTCGCATTAAGTACAGACGAACTAAAGTCCTTGTCCTGACCGACAAATATTCCCTCTTCGAACGGGATAATGCCCTTTCCGCCTTAATGGATTGTTTAGTAATTGGATTGACTGTAATTCAAGACGCTGGACAAGTCGCCAAAACTAACgctgtttgttttaaattataccAAGTCAAACAATGGGCTATGTTTACCGGTGATTATATTgattttcatcaaatttaaaCCCATGCATTGTTAAGCTCCTCGAACGACGTTGGGGAAAAACATGTCGTTGATATGAGAAAGCAaagcttaattaattaagagtGTTTAGTATCCTGTAGGGggctttattatttaataaaaaaattaacaacaggaaatatttaaatttttacatttgctGGGAAATTATGCTGCAAAATAaggtttgtttgttttggtgaaaattatgttatttatgGTCCAATTGAATCTGATGCAAAAAAGTCGAAGGAATTATTCCAGTCGCACGCcataacaatttagtttagtaaATGGTTTAGCTGTAGCAATTACTAGAATTTACGATGTCGATTCCTATTTTCTACGAGTGTACACACATCTGCCTTGAATAATTGGCGCACAGGGTCTCTGGAAAATCGCTTTGTATGAAATAATCCCCATTTGATCCGCATTACAGCATTCGATGTGAGACTTGCTTGGTGGAGAAATCACATTTACATGTGGGTTGTTTGGCGATTTTTAACTGTGTGGATTTAACTGAAATTGTGATGAAACGTACGGCGTATTCcctttgcaaaataaattaattatctaAAGGACAGTCGATAATATAATTACgcgtttgatttaattaattagcaaaATCACCAACGTATACCTGTCATCAGGCAACTCCGGGCGCAAAATGGATGTTTGattatgaaaaatttcagagaGCCATAAAGTATGCTAATCATAATTTCACACGCCTGTTTGACGTGAGCTAAACCAATTTAATTACCATAATGTTAAGCATTACagtttgtgtaaaaaatggCTTCACtaacacttaaaaaattacctcgaataaataatgaagtaatttgtaaaaatgacCTTCTCCCTGCTCGAATGATAAATGTGTGTAATTCATTATGCAATAAATATGCAGCCAAACTAGCGACCAAACCTGGAATGTAGAACACTATGATTCTCCCATTAATcactaaaacaataaattaattttgcccATATTTCCGACTTTATGacatttatcaaattttatgtgTGATCCAGTCAATATAACCGAgcttctgcacattttttaattaaaacattattGGCTTTTCGGGCTTGATTAAAAGAGTTTGCTTCCTTAACGAtagttttatgcaaatttgagGATTCTACAGAAAGAACATATGCGTTAAACCGGTTGCATCTGAACAACTTATTTAACGATGTTAAACTTTGTTAGGTGCAGCGAGACCTTACGGCATCGACGATGCAGGTAAAACTAGTTAAAAGTTATCTTGGGAAGTTACAGTTTGTAACGTTACAACTTTAAGATTTACCTTTACTGCACACTTTCGAGGTATGTTTAACTAACGGCCCATAAATCATACAGCGCCTATAGGAAAGCAACAAGATCCTGAAATTTTTAggtcttttatttaaaaagtccTCAGGCAACCTTGTACTTTTAGAACCATAAAAGtattttggataaaaaaataacagttttgCATTATTCAAGCAACTAGCGGCGTCTTCGTGGCGTATTTGAAGAAATGGAATCGAttaatcgttattttaatgaaatcgtTTTGCCCAACATCGACGTAATGCTATGTTAGGTATCCGTAATTGATACGTCTAAATTGAAAAGCATTTTAATAATGTAGCGAGATTCGCCTTTACATGCACATTTGCGTGTCTTTGCGCCGGATTTTATCATGTTATAAACCGCATTAAATCGGGTTATCATTTTTGCGGTGAAAACTTTCGAAACCCATAAAACTAATAGAAATTGATGTTTCGATCGGATATTTTCGTACAGGACACACCGGAGGATTCGGCCGGATTTAAGGAGCACCCGGAGGAATTGCCTGCATAATACTCCAAGTTCGCTTCACCTTGCAAATAGGTAATTCCACATTTGAATTGCCAATAGCATCTTCCACAGGAAATAGATTCTGTCGAACCTACACGGCATTAAATTCCAGTATTGTGTTAACTCTGGACCGTAAATAACAGCAGTGTTTCACctgacgaaaaaatagatgttggaacaaaaatgtaaattaatttgattaaaaaacggATCGGTGGAGCAAGCGCCCTTTTCCTGTGGACAGGACGCTACAAATGTTGAGTTCTCATTCTTTTTCATTTCCCCTAACAACCCAAAGCTCAAAGATAAAGATTTATGGGCACGCTATCTATTTTTAAATCCTGTTTATTCGATTGTTTTCATCTTGGGCAATACAAAACCAAAGTGCCATTTCCATTCtttcttaaaactttaaaGCCGATAGGAATCGGCGCGAACTCACCGCACCAAAGGAAATTAATAGCGTTTCTTGCCCGACCTGTCTTTAACAAATTATCTTGAAGAAACACTCAGTTCTACAAAGTTGTCTATTAATTTCGCGTATGAAGGATAATGAAATAGTTTGGGAGTTTTTATAGTGTTTGTGAAGCCACTTTCACGCTGATGTCTTTAAAATCTCCCGACTTTGCAAGTTCGCCCCctgttttttgacttttagcGAAGTTGTGACGTAAGCAATCATTACAATTCGTTTAATCTGCAAACTTTGAGTCGTTTGTGAGTTAAGTAACCGAAAGGGGGTCTGAGTTTTCTCCATGTGGGTTCGTCTAGGGTCACGTGCCACACGCTATACAGTGATTAGTTCTATTATAAATTTCATTGTTCAGGAGGGCTAAAATGACACTAAATGTTCCCCCAGCCTGCAAATTTCCACGCTTGCAGCTCGTTAGTCTTACTTCAGTGAAAATGTATAGATGTAGTTAAGACCGGAAACGGAACGTGTCAGTCAGGGGAGTTTTAATCCGATCTGCGAAGAAAATGTACCAATAAACCAGTGATTTGATGGGATATATTACACTGTCTACAGTATAGAGAATGATAAAGCGGTATAATCAGTTGGCAGTCTGGTTGGAAACAGATTGATTAAATGTGTCAACTCTCTTAGGTAAAGTGTTGTTAAGTTCGAGGACGTGCTTTGTTTTCGGAGGACTTGTTAATACTTTATCAATAATCCCAAATTCTAACGCTTCGCTCGGGCTCATAAAGTTGTCGCGTTCTACACTTTGCTCGACGCGTTCCAACGCAGTTTCTGTATGTTTAACATACAGGCAATTGATctgctttttcatttttaaaatctcttcggcttgaattttgatATCGGTAGCCTGGCCCGAGGCGCCTCCTGAAGGCTGATGGATCATAATTCGTGAGTTTGGGAGGGAATGTCTCATCCCCTTTGCTCCTGCTGCCAGAATTAACGACGCCATGCTGCAAGCTTGACCCACGCACCAAGTGGCAACGGGCGGCAGGATGTACTGCATGGTGTCATAAATCCCTAAACCGGAAGTAATGACACCCCCAGGTGAGTTGATGTACATGTGGATGGGCTTGCTGGCCGACTCCGCTTGCAGGAATAAGAGCTGCGCTATTATAACAGAACTGGTGTAATCCGTGATTGGGCCCATTAAGCAAATGATTCTTTCGCGGAGTAATCTCGAATAGATATCGTAAGCGCGATCGCCTCGCCCAGATTGTTCCACCACTATTGGAATGTGGCCAAATTTTCGAACTGAAACGCGATTTAGTGCCGCGGTGGTGGATAAACGGACGAAAAGTTTCGACATAATTGCCGGGACTGTCACGAGCGACAAATGACACtgaatcatttttaattgtttggttaaaatcttttaaaattgaaattataatcaaaaaacCGGACTGAAAATTTCGGAATCGAACCAATTTTAGATTTTCTTGATGTCGTATGATGAGTGGTTTTTAAGGAAAAGTCGTTAAAGAACTATGCTGGctgttattataaaaatttaatattatacctACCTATTAAAAATACTGAATAAACAACTTTTACTCAGAACttgtagttttaattttatttatttattttgtttggtagatagttaattaaacattactacattttaataaaaacacttcaAGACTCGAGTGTTTTTATTGTTCTATGCAGCCATGGTATGCCtacaattttctaaaaatttttattttattttatttttaactattaatcaagctatatctcgaaaacaattattaatttcttgatattttaaagcagAAAGTTTTTGATAATGTTTGTGGCTATTGGTCTTTATGGTCTCTTATTTCTTCTGATTCTGATTGTCACTTTGTTAAAATAGTTTCATTTTGCCcaaaagaaaattttcaaatacaaaATAGCGATTAAAAAGCTTCCAATTAATTCTTTGCTTGTAGAATGCTGAACTTTTTCGTCattggcaaaattttgttgaaactgtcattttttgcataaaaaaattatttggggATTTTGGCAGGcttagtaaaaaattcaacaaaattgaaacgttgctgaaaaattttttgataaacccAGTCCAAAATCATCAAATAtccgtttttattaaaaaaattaagaaaatggaCGATAGGCCGGACGGCAGGAATTGTTGACTTCACAACTGTTGATTTATTAAGAAATTATCTAAGcaataactgaaaaatttaaagcagAGCAAGCATGTGTGAAACAACATGTACATTTTTGCAAACTCGCAGCaagattgtttttattttgtgccaCCTTTTGTCTAAAAAGTTGGTAAAAGTCTGCAAGTTTGTTGCTAACTCAAGACGAAAATAATACCACGGGAGTGCGAAAAGACAATAGATCTTCGCAATAGATTGATCTATTTGGTTGACAAGTCGTTTATTTCGTAGCCCGACATTTGTCAAGAGTTACAAAGAGGTGGAGAAAATGGGAAACAATTCGTGTGAAGGTGACAGAAGGCTAAATACATACTGCTTTGTGTGTTACATTTAGCATGAGTTAAGGAACCTTCACAGACCGGGGTCTCTAACTATTTTACATCCAATTAGTTTAAGGTCTTCATACGGCATGTGGAAAGTTAGTATAACAATTGTTTGAATAAGCTGTTGTGTAATTTATGATGCTTGTTTGTACCTACTCGACTGGCTTTATTAAGATGAAATATACCACACTGAATGAATCATTTGTTCGGATAATTCCTAACCTTTTTTGGATacgcattaattaattaaaacgcaaatattgCGTCCCTGTTACTTCGTAGGTCCTCTTAACAATTTATGCATTATCCTcgtaaaaattgaacaaaacaaACATAGCGAGTGCTCGCCATTcttaataaacgaaaataattgatgAATGGCAGTTCAAACTGATGGCAATGTTGAGTAATTTATTTTCCCCCCAGTTTGGTCTAAAATTATCTCGCCAACCCCAAGCGGCTCAGGTTACGGTCCGattaaaacttgttttgtgTTAGAGAGCAGACCATTAGTATAATTTTATGAGTTCGTTTCCTTTTTGTATTTCAGAGTTTTATTGCTAGTGCAAATGTTTTCGTGTAATCCCAAGTTAATTTATCGCTTTCGCGAGTAGTTTCTTCAGGGCAATCAAACTGCACTTAGCCTTCAATCCATAACATGCCCAAGTTTGGTGAAATTTTTATGCGTTAAATCCAGCCCGGCAAGTGAAACATTAGACCTATTAACATAAAAGCAACTATTTATGGTTTGTTACATGATAGTTTTTGCTACTCTAAAGTGAAACTTTGCCGAGTTGGAGTGCTCTAAAAGATGACGTTGATTTTCACGCAAGCCTCTTattagataaattttaaacCGCTTAGTTATAAGGGTCCCACGTAGCGGTTTTGCATATACTTgtcataattaaattattaagatAACTTTTGTTATAGTTGGGCACAGTGTGCCAAAGTTTTTTCATGCCTTTCTAAAAAGCTGGGATTTGCCAGAAaaggttttttaataatactgtAAGGAACGTGGTCGGTGTgattctttattaattttatttattaaacgaGATAATCCCTCTTTAGTGGGCAGATTAAGGATGTGCTACACGTCGTGAGGTGGCTCGTTCGTGCACATATTTTTTAGTGAATCGGTGTTGTTGAATGCAAGACACGCACGCAGAGTCGGCATCACGCATCCTGCGTACATCTTACGCCGCAGGCGACTGCTGTCATCAAGCTCTCTCCTCGGTCTCGGCTTGTCAACTCCATGCGATAAAGTCCTTCAAGCGGGCGATGTCTGCAAGCCTTGGACTGACCTGCTGAAACTTTCACAGGGATGATGTGGCTTTCATCTTCACTGTCATCCTGGGCTTTGCACAAAGAAATGCTCAAATTCAGTCTGCCATGTTGCGCTGCTCTGCATAACTCCgtaacaaaaaacaactttttgcaaaattattcaaagacGATCAAATAGTGCTGCAAAGTCTTTAATCTTCATTCATTCCGCCACACACAACCCCAGGTCTGTTTAGACAAATACGTACAAACTTGAGCCAGAAGTATTCAGTTTAAACATacgctgaaaatttaattactttcCAAAGTTACTTTGTGTGTAATAGGAGCAAATAGCTCACTTGGGGCGAGCAGACGTATTTATATATTGTatcaaaatttgtattaaatttcaaacataGTTTTTAGACCTCGTTCGGAGCAATGCAATAAATGACGCGGCTCAAGGGTTGAGTTGGGTGCAGAAAGAGGAATAAAGTTATTTGATGAAGACGGCGTTTAATTGGGACATTGAATGCTTGaaagatattttaattatatacCTTCGTAATGACTTGAATCGATTATTCAACTCCTCTTTATTTCAtttcttataattttaattaggaaGGGCTTAGGAAAATctgatttaataaaactgtttaTACATTTTGTGCTCATAATGAgttttaacgaaataaaacCGCCATTAGCGGCTTTTCcacgaaaatattaattgggcGGTCggcaattttggtggatgcgccgggacaattttaaataaacactaGTTTaagcaacaaatttttaataattatatcaattgacaattatttaatatGCCACAAAGGAGAAATCTAGTTTGGGGAGGCGATAATATTACAGCAGGCTCCAAAAATACTATCATAATCAAGAGAAACAGTAACAAAATTTCGATTCCTACGTTAGGGTGCAGAAACATTATAAAGggtagcataaaaataaaaataaaaaacagcacGATTAGTATGACCACTAAATCCTCATCCTCCATCTCGCCCGACTCTTGTTCCATTGAACTGTAATTTGgtaagaaataaaaagtttatcGAAAATGTCTATGTGACATTTGGAGGCGTTTGACGTGGCCAAAAAATCCCCACTGCAGGGCTCAGCCCCGGGCTTATCCGTCCGTGAGTCAGCGTCCCTTTGGGGCAGAAGGGCGATCCTCACCGGAAGTGCACAGGTGTTGTCACCCCCAGACCATCCCTGCTAGGGTTAGTTCGCTTTCGGGTCAGTTCACCTCGCTAGCTGCTTCTCTGCCGTgatcaaacacaaaaattggtaaaaggtTTGACCGACTGACGCGTTTTTGATTGCTTTTAGATGTTTTACGGTAAAATAAGCATCTGTTTTAATGTTGCGGGCTGGAAGAGTGAACTGAGCTGCAAACAAGCCAATGTGCTGAGCTGTAGCAACGCATTTGTGCAAAAACTCCATTTCGGAGTTTTAAAACTTCGAGACTGGAACATTTTTCTGATAATTCACAAATTCACAAATACGTTTACTCTGAATCTGTGTTCTAGAAGAGTACAAATTTTGGATTATTTATCCTACAAATGTGCAAATAAATCATATGAGCCCTATCTTGCATAAATCGATTGTTAGGGAAGTTGGCCCTGGAGATTTATTCCAGGGTTATAGATTATTTGGAAACAAGGCGCAAAATGATTGAATTTA
It contains:
- the LOC663547 gene encoding propionyl-CoA carboxylase alpha chain, mitochondrial codes for the protein MTVKKFYKSFPKNYLQGPSIQNVPIFRNFAHHKTPASSTKSFSKILVANRGEIACRIIKTAKKMNLKTVAVYSEADAFSPHVKLADEAVFLGPSLASESYLNIKKIIDAVKSTGAEAVHPGYGFLSENASFVSLLEDEKIVFVGPPAGVINKLGDKLASKKLAQNAGVNVIPGFDGEIRDAKHCVEIARQIGYPVMIKASAGGGGKGMRIARNDDDARNGFQMSTEEAASSFGDNRILLEKLIESPRHVEVQVLGDKHGRIVYLNERECSIQRRNQKIVEEAPSTFLDVETRKAMGEQAVRLCTDIGYHSAGTVEFLVDKNRAFYFLEMNTRLQVEHPVTEAITGVDIVQQMIRIAQGYPLDVTQEDVKINGHAIECRIYAEDPYKNLGSPSIGKLFKYREPNRVQGIRCDSGVEEGSEITFYYDSMICKLICFGKDRQEAIKKSTQALDYYVVRGVTHNVPLLRSILSHERFAIGDINTNFLSEAYPNGFGGHELNLREKNQLLAIASAFYVRNDSRNRVNNPTQQNEWNVVVKLNRDTHTVRISERCDFFEIEINDSKVYKINKMGLNLAEPVTEIKLNGEQAVVQLISKNPSGDYKISYLGTTYDLNIIPKKAADLLHLMPQELQPDISKTIKSPMPGLIKSLSCKEGDCITEGQELCTIEAMKMQNSIIALTSGKIKTVYIKEGSVVSDNDVLIDLE
- the LOC663531 gene encoding ATP-dependent Clp protease proteolytic subunit, translated to MIQCHLSLVTVPAIMSKLFVRLSTTAALNRVSVRKFGHIPIVVEQSGRGDRAYDIYSRLLRERIICLMGPITDYTSSVIIAQLLFLQAESASKPIHMYINSPGGVITSGLGIYDTMQYILPPVATWCVGQACSMASLILAAGAKGMRHSLPNSRIMIHQPSGGASGQATDIKIQAEEILKMKKQINCLYVKHTETALERVEQSVERDNFMSPSEALEFGIIDKVLTSPPKTKHVLELNNTLPKRVDTFNQSVSNQTAN